In Astatotilapia calliptera chromosome 23, fAstCal1.2, whole genome shotgun sequence, a genomic segment contains:
- the LOC113016634 gene encoding prolactin receptor-like isoform X1: MLWLLFFLLPPVSNGSIVAKNIAHTERHDHEATGGPTVMPHIYFCRSPNMEDFTCWWHPLSNLTDGEQVTHILTYSTEQESNLECPDYVTGGPNSCHFDSSHTSIWTVYCLTVIAITTHRNYTSQQHCLDVAEIVQTEIPVNVTYNLTNAGSDEMGQNALISWTYPVPGHVQYGWITLVYELQYRHVTESDNWKVKYPLREPQVELLGLSVDDYVVRVRCRAQHSKLWSDWSTTLVMSIPPKPSAGKLLVLILETGVGVLALLVIAFSLVLQTKRIKEFFLPAIPKSQIIGIDPVLLKKGNLDEINCQFSNFHSYRPPSSSEDVWDHVSANDLYLNTPKDNSDPRNPTESERDTLLVPCNPAPMEVSAHHQLTAPNPTLIVQSVPPYSSSPTEAFTKPRSIPSPWPMLKIVSLPGTDYSMMQYSCGPNTVLVPELTFSTSHSPQNFYTCVQLLKESGEVHLVPCLASFLRVGLEAKGKEEKKNDGDDSERNEAAVPVLPVTVDNSG; encoded by the exons ATGTTGTGGTTGCTGTTCTTTCTGCTTCCTCCAGTGAGCAATGGCAGCATCGTCGCCAAGAACATCgctcacacagaaagacacGACCATG AGGCGACCGGTGGCCCCACAGTGATGCCTCACATCTACTTCTGCCGCTCGCCCAACATGGAGGACTTCACCTGCTGGTGGCATCCACTCAGCAACCTGACAGATGGCGAGCAAGTCACCCACATCCTCACCTACTCTACAGA GCAGGAATCCAACCTTGAATGTCCAGACTATGTGACTGGCGGCCCCAACAGCTGCCACTTCGACAGCAGCCATACGTCTATATGGACGGTGTACTGTTTGACCGTGATTGCCATAACCACCCACAGAAACTACACCTCCCAGCAGCACTGCCTGGATGTGGCAGAAATAG ttCAGACTGAAATTCCAGTCAACGTGACTTACAACTTGACAAATGCAGGCAGCGATGAAATGGGCCAAAACGCGTTGATTTCCTGGACCTACCCGGTGCCCGGCCACGTGCAGTATGGTTGGATCACACTGGTCTATGAGCTGCAGTACAGACACGTTACAGAGTCTGACAACTGGAAG GTGAAGTATCCTCTGCGTGAGCCTCAGGTGGAGCTGCTTGGACTCTCTGTTGACGACTACGTGGTCCGAGTTCGTTGCCGTGCGCAGCACTCCAAGCTGTGGAGTGACTGGAGCACCACGCTGGTGATGAGCATCCCCCCAAAACCGTCTGCAG GTAAACTGTTGGTGCTGATTCTGGAGACTGGAGTTGGTGTTCTGGCTCTGCTTGTTATCGCCTTTAGTCTTGTTCTACAGACCAAGAG aataaaagagTTCTTCCTGCCGGCCATTCCAAAATCACAGATTATTGGCATTGACCCCGTGCTTTTGAAG AAGGGGAACTTGGATGAAATCAATTGTCAGTTCAGTAACTTCCACAGCTACAGGCCTCCAAGCTCCTCCGAGGACGTCTGGGACCATGTGAGTGCCAATGACCTCTATCTAAACACACCAAAGGACAACAGCGACCCACGCAACCCTACAGAATCAGAGAGGGACACCTTACTAGTTCCCTGCAACCCGGCACCCATGGAAGTGTCCGCCCACCATCAGCTCACGGCTCCAAACCCTACATTGATTGTGCAGAGTGTGCCGCCTTACAGCTCTTCTCCCACTGAAGCCTTCACCAAACCTCGGAGTATTCCTTCTCCATGGCCGATGCTGAAGATCGTATCACTGCCCGGGACTGACTACAGCATGATGCAATATTCCTGTGGTCCCAATACTGTCCTGGTCCCAGAACTCACTTTCAGCACCAGCCACTCACCACAAAACTTCTACACTTGTGTCCAGCTCTTAAAGGAAAGTGGCGAGGTGCATCTAGTGCCGTGCTTGGCATCTTTTCTGAGGGTTGGTTTAGAAGCTAAGgggaaggaagagaagaagaatgatGGGGATGACTCTGAGAGGAATGAGGCAGCTGTCCCTGTGCTGCCTGTTACTGTTGACAACAGTGGCTGA
- the LOC113016634 gene encoding prolactin receptor-like isoform X2, producing MPHIYFCRSPNMEDFTCWWHPLSNLTDGEQVTHILTYSTEQESNLECPDYVTGGPNSCHFDSSHTSIWTVYCLTVIAITTHRNYTSQQHCLDVAEIVQTEIPVNVTYNLTNAGSDEMGQNALISWTYPVPGHVQYGWITLVYELQYRHVTESDNWKVKYPLREPQVELLGLSVDDYVVRVRCRAQHSKLWSDWSTTLVMSIPPKPSAGKLLVLILETGVGVLALLVIAFSLVLQTKRIKEFFLPAIPKSQIIGIDPVLLKKGNLDEINCQFSNFHSYRPPSSSEDVWDHVSANDLYLNTPKDNSDPRNPTESERDTLLVPCNPAPMEVSAHHQLTAPNPTLIVQSVPPYSSSPTEAFTKPRSIPSPWPMLKIVSLPGTDYSMMQYSCGPNTVLVPELTFSTSHSPQNFYTCVQLLKESGEVHLVPCLASFLRVGLEAKGKEEKKNDGDDSERNEAAVPVLPVTVDNSG from the exons ATGCCTCACATCTACTTCTGCCGCTCGCCCAACATGGAGGACTTCACCTGCTGGTGGCATCCACTCAGCAACCTGACAGATGGCGAGCAAGTCACCCACATCCTCACCTACTCTACAGA GCAGGAATCCAACCTTGAATGTCCAGACTATGTGACTGGCGGCCCCAACAGCTGCCACTTCGACAGCAGCCATACGTCTATATGGACGGTGTACTGTTTGACCGTGATTGCCATAACCACCCACAGAAACTACACCTCCCAGCAGCACTGCCTGGATGTGGCAGAAATAG ttCAGACTGAAATTCCAGTCAACGTGACTTACAACTTGACAAATGCAGGCAGCGATGAAATGGGCCAAAACGCGTTGATTTCCTGGACCTACCCGGTGCCCGGCCACGTGCAGTATGGTTGGATCACACTGGTCTATGAGCTGCAGTACAGACACGTTACAGAGTCTGACAACTGGAAG GTGAAGTATCCTCTGCGTGAGCCTCAGGTGGAGCTGCTTGGACTCTCTGTTGACGACTACGTGGTCCGAGTTCGTTGCCGTGCGCAGCACTCCAAGCTGTGGAGTGACTGGAGCACCACGCTGGTGATGAGCATCCCCCCAAAACCGTCTGCAG GTAAACTGTTGGTGCTGATTCTGGAGACTGGAGTTGGTGTTCTGGCTCTGCTTGTTATCGCCTTTAGTCTTGTTCTACAGACCAAGAG aataaaagagTTCTTCCTGCCGGCCATTCCAAAATCACAGATTATTGGCATTGACCCCGTGCTTTTGAAG AAGGGGAACTTGGATGAAATCAATTGTCAGTTCAGTAACTTCCACAGCTACAGGCCTCCAAGCTCCTCCGAGGACGTCTGGGACCATGTGAGTGCCAATGACCTCTATCTAAACACACCAAAGGACAACAGCGACCCACGCAACCCTACAGAATCAGAGAGGGACACCTTACTAGTTCCCTGCAACCCGGCACCCATGGAAGTGTCCGCCCACCATCAGCTCACGGCTCCAAACCCTACATTGATTGTGCAGAGTGTGCCGCCTTACAGCTCTTCTCCCACTGAAGCCTTCACCAAACCTCGGAGTATTCCTTCTCCATGGCCGATGCTGAAGATCGTATCACTGCCCGGGACTGACTACAGCATGATGCAATATTCCTGTGGTCCCAATACTGTCCTGGTCCCAGAACTCACTTTCAGCACCAGCCACTCACCACAAAACTTCTACACTTGTGTCCAGCTCTTAAAGGAAAGTGGCGAGGTGCATCTAGTGCCGTGCTTGGCATCTTTTCTGAGGGTTGGTTTAGAAGCTAAGgggaaggaagagaagaagaatgatGGGGATGACTCTGAGAGGAATGAGGCAGCTGTCCCTGTGCTGCCTGTTACTGTTGACAACAGTGGCTGA